In Lodderomyces elongisporus chromosome 1, complete sequence, a genomic segment contains:
- the ERG25_1 gene encoding C-4 sterol methyl oxidase, translating to MGLSSVYDNYSSFHNGTTFASAFDNFNNVPNLNIIEKLWGSYYYYMGNDLFATGLLFFLTHELFYFGRCLPWMIIDRIPYFRKYKIQDEKLPSDKEQWECLKSVLTSHFLVEAFPIWFFHPLCQKIGITYQVPFPKLTTMLFQWALFFVLEDAWHYWLHRGLHYGVFYKYIHKQHHRYAAPFGLTAEYAHPVEVALLGMGTVGIPIVYCIITQNLHLFTVSIWIILRLFQAVDSHSGYEFPWSLHHFLPFWAGADHHDEHHHYFIGSYASSFRWWDYVLGTEAGPKGKAQREKKTQLKAKKEL from the coding sequence ATGGGCTTGAGCAGCGTTTACGACAATTACTCGTCCTTCCACAATGGCACAACATTTGCCTCAGCATTTgacaatttcaacaatgtCCCAAATTTAAACATTATTGAAAAGCTTTGGGGTTCATACTACTACTATATGGGCAATGACTTATTTGCTACTGgtctcttgttcttcttgaCCCATGagcttttctattttggcCGTTGTTTGCCATGGATGATTATTGATAGAATCCCATATTTCCGCAAATACAAGATCCAAGATGAAAAATTACCCAGTGACAAGGAACAATGGGAATGCTTGAAAAGTGTGTTAACCTCACACTTTCTTGTTGAAGCGTTCCCCATCTGGTTCTTCCATCCATTGTGTCAAAAAATTGGTATCACTTACCAAGTTCCATTCCCAAAATTAACAACTATGCTTTTCCAATGGGCTTTATTCTTTGTCTTGGAAGATGCTTGGCACTATTGGTTGCACAGAGGATTACACTATGGTGTATTCTACAAGTATATTcacaaacaacaccacAGGTATGCTGCACCATTTGGATTGACTGCTGAGTATGCACACCCAGTTGAAGTTGCTCTTTTGGGCATGGGAACTGTTGGTATCCCCATTGTTTACTGTATAATCACACAAAACTTGCATCTTTTCACCGTGTCCATTTGGATCATCTTGAGATTGTTCCAAGCAGTCGACTCACACTCGGGATACGAATTCCCATGGTCATTACACCACTTTTTGCCATTTTGGGCTGGTGCTGACCACCATGATGaacaccaccattactTTATTGGATCATACGCATCaagtttcagatggtgggATTACGTTTTGGGAACCGAGGCTGGACCAAAAGGTAAAGctcaaagagaaaagaaaactcaattaaaggcaaaaaaagaattataa
- the RHP51 gene encoding RecA recombinase Rhp51: protein MTQSDVELQSQRLEGTNINSTEADIHLDGGAGEEEEELNGPLLIEQLEGNGVTASDIKKLKSEGFHTIESIAYTPRRHLMTVKGISEAKAEKISLEAAKLVPLGFTTASEFHSRRSELICLTTGSKQLDTLLGGGIETGSITEVFGEFRTGKSQLCHTLSVTCQLPIDMGGGEGKCLYIDTEGTFRPNRLVSIAERYGLNANDCLDNVAYARAYNAEHQLNLLNLAAEMMAESRFSLLIVDSIMSLYRTDYAGRGELSARQTSVAKFMRTLQRLADEFGIAVVITNQVVAQVDGMSGMYNPDPKKPIGGNIIAHSSTTRLSFKKGRAETRICKIYDSPCLPESECVFAIYEDGIGDPKVEDD, encoded by the coding sequence ATGACACAATCAGATGTTGAGTTGCAACTGCAAAGATTAGAAGGTACAAACATCAACTCTACGGAAGCTGACATCCATCTAGATGGAGGAGCAggagaagaggaggaagagcTTAATGGCCCATTACTTATTGAACAGCTTGAAGGAAATGGAGTTACTGCCTCAGATATCAAAAAACTTAAATCAGAAGGGTTCCATACTATAGAAAGTATTGCATATACTCCAAGAAGACACTTGATGACCGTGAAAGGTATCAGTGAAGCCAAAGCAGAAAAAATTTCTCTTGAGGCTGCAAAACTAGTTCCGTTAGGTTTCACAACCGCGTCTGAATTCCATTCGCGTCGTTCAGAGTTGATCTGTTTGACGACAGGATCGAAACAACTAGACACTTTGcttggtggtggtattgAAACTGGATCAATCACTGAGGTGTTTGGTGAGTTTAGAACTGGTAAGTCTCAATTATGCCATACATTGTCAGTCACGTGTCAGTTGCCTATAGATATGGGTGGTGGCGAGGGTAAATGTCTTTATATTGATACTGAAGGTACTTTCAGACCCAATAGGTTGGTCTCCATTGCTGAACGGTATGGTTTAAATGCGAATGATTGTTTGGATAACGTCGCTTATGCGAGAGCATACAATGCCGAGCATCAGTTGAACTTGTTGAACTTGGCAGCTGAAATGATGGCGGAATCAAGATTTTCATTGTTGATTGTTGATAGTATCATGTCGTTGTACAGAACCGATTATGCCGGAAGGGGTGAGTTGAGTGCAAGACAAACCTCGGTGGCGAAATTCATGAGGACTTTGCAACGTTTAGCCGATGAATTTGGTATTGCCGTGGTGATTACCAACCAAGTTGTAGCACAAGTCGATGGAATGTCAGGAATGTATAATCCAGACCCAAAGAAGCCAATTGGGGGTAACATCATCGCACATTCATCTACGACTAGATTATCGTTTAAAAAGGGTAGAGCAGAAACAAGAATTTGTAAGATTTACG